A single genomic interval of Musa acuminata AAA Group cultivar baxijiao chromosome BXJ3-4, Cavendish_Baxijiao_AAA, whole genome shotgun sequence harbors:
- the LOC108952625 gene encoding LEAF RUST 10 DISEASE-RESISTANCE LOCUS RECEPTOR-LIKE PROTEIN KINASE-like 2.5 isoform X4, producing MPSQIRPPPSPPPLLPLPIPLLFLVLLFSIAGVSFASDYACQERSTTCGDVTDITYPFWLANDPAELFTHCGYPEFMVICRNDTPILRLATDNYTVIHIDHDRRIISLADADIVGSADACPRVRHNLTFPPDSSLAYAPSDANLTFYFNCNVNLTEYISPCLGKKSFVLTDEMIDNNSFVPHNCEAVIVAPVRQEYLKSYQYELAHGFREALHEGFELNWSVSTNDTCSQCEQTGGWCGLNMTSSRTLVSACFCSDGRIASHNCSRKGKKSTMKHGIIIGTVAGLTLGCFALLCLFLCVYILRSRKHHEKNETGVEGFLLRHGSLVPKRYKYSEIKRMTSSFSNKLGQGGYGTVFKGTLKDGHLVAVKVLSETKGNGEEFINEVASISRTSHVNIVSLLGFCLQGPKRALVYDFMPNGSLEQFIYADKSKTETQNLGWEKLYEIAVGVARGLEYLHRGCNTRIVHFDIKPHNILLDQDFHPKISDFGLAKICPPKVSVISMAAARGTFGYIAPEVVTRSIGAVSSKSDVYSYGMMLLEMAGGRKNLDAGVENTSEIYFPHWIYDNLNKYCEVGISGLTSETGEVARKMIMVGLWCIQLNPADRPSMSKVLEMWEGSSGKLEMPPRP from the exons ATGCCTTCTCAAATCCGACCAcctccgtcgccgccgccgcttctTCCTCTTCCCATCCCTCTCCTTTTCCTTGTCCTGCTATTCTCCATCGCCGGCGTTAGCTTCGCATCCGATTACGCTTGCCAGGAACGCTCAACAACATGTGGCGACGTCACCGACATCACCTACCCGTTCTGGCTCGCTAATGATCCAGCTGAGCTTTTCACCCACTGCGGCTACCCAGAGTTCATGGTGATTTGCCGAAACGACACTCCGATTCTCAGACTTGCCACCGATAACTACACGGTCATCCACATCGACCACGACCGCCGTATCATCTCCCTCGCCGACGCCGACATCGTCGGCAGTGCGGATGCCTGTCCCAGAGTCCGCCACAACCTCACCTTTCCTCCCGATTCCTCTCTGGCCTACGCTCCCTCCGACGCCAATCTCACCTTCTACTTCAACTGCAACGTCAACCTCACCGAATACATAAGTCCCTGCCTTGGAAAGAAATCTTTTGTTCTCACAGACGAGATGATCGACAACAATTCCTTCGTTCCTCACAACTGCGAAGCCGTCATCGTGGCTCCGGTCCGGCAGGAATATCTGAAGTCTTATCAGTATGAACTCGCGCACGGGTTCAGAGAGGCGTTGCACGAAGGATTCGAGTTGAACTGGTCGGTGTCCACCAACGACACCTGCAGCCAATGCGAGCAAACCGGTGGGTGGTGTGGGTTGAACATGACCAGCAGTAGGACTTTGGTTTCCGCCTGCTTCTGCTCCGACGGAAGAATAGCATCGCACAATTGTTCAA GAAAGGGCAAGAAGAGTACAATGAAACATGGAATTATAATAG GGACAGTCGCTGGTCTTACACTTGGATGCTTCGCTCTGCTATGCCTATTCCTTTGTGTCTATATTCTACGTTCCAGAAAACACCATGAAAAGAATGAGACGGGTGTTGAAGGCTTCCTACTTCGACATGGTTCCTTAGTCCCAAAGAGATACAAGTACTCAGAAATAAAGAGAATGACCAGTTCCTTCAGTAACAAACTAGGGCAAGGTGGATACGGTACCGTGTTCAAGGGGACTCTCAAAGATGGTCATCTGGTGGCGGTGAAGGTCCTAAGCGAAACCAAAGGCAACGGAGAAGAATTCATCAATGAGGTAGCCAGCATCAGTAGAACATCCCACGTTAACATTGTGAGTCTTCTAGGGTTTTGCTTACAGGGACCAAAGAGGGCTTTGGTGTATGACTTCATGCCAAATGGGTCCTTGGAGCAGTTCATTTATGCCGATAAATCGAAAACTGAGACACAAAACCTAGGGTGGGAGAAATTATACGAGATCGCCGTCGGTGTTGCCCGAGGCTTAGAATATTTGCACCGGGGATGCAACACCCGCATcgtgcattttgatatcaagcccCACAACATCCTACTGGACCAAGATTTCCATCCCAAGATTTCTGATTTCGGACTTGCCAAGATATGCCCTCCCAAAGTGAGCGTCATTTCAATGGCGGCTGCAAGGGGGACTTTTGGGTACATTGCTCCGGAAGTGGTCACTAGGAGCATCGGAGCTGTATCCAGCAAGTCTGATGTTTATAGCTATGGCATGATGCTGCTTGAGATGGCTGGAGGAAGGAAGAACTTGGATGCAGGAGTGGAAAATACTAGTGAGATATATTTTCCACATTGGATCTATGACAATCTTAACAAGTACTGTGAGGTGGGCATTTCTGGGTTGACCAGTGAAACAGGAGAGGTTGCGAGAAAGATGATAATGGTTGGATTATGGTGTATACAGCTAAATCCTGCCGATAGACCTTCGATGAGCAAGGTTTTGGAAATGTGGGAAGGAAGCAGTGGAAAATTGGAAATGCCACCAAGGCCATAA
- the LOC108952625 gene encoding LEAF RUST 10 DISEASE-RESISTANCE LOCUS RECEPTOR-LIKE PROTEIN KINASE-like 2.4 isoform X3, giving the protein MPSQIRPPPSPPPLLPLPIPLLFLVLLFSIAGVSFASDYACQERSTTCGDVTDITYPFWLANDPAELFTHCGYPEFMVICRNDTPILRLATDNYTVIHIDHDRRIISLADADIVGSADACPRVRHNLTFPPDSSLAYAPSDANLTFYFNCNVNLTEYISPCLGKKSFVLTDEMIDNNSFVPHNCEAVIVAPVRQEYLKSYQYELAHGFREALHEGFELNWSVSTNDTCSQCEQTGGWCGLNMTSSRTLVSACFCSDGRIASHNCSSAAGKGKKSTMKHGIIIGTVAGLTLGCFALLCLFLCVYILRSRKHHEKNETGVEGFLLRHGSLVPKRYKYSEIKRMTSSFSNKLGQGGYGTVFKGTLKDGHLVAVKVLSETKGNGEEFINEVASISRTSHVNIVSLLGFCLQGPKRALVYDFMPNGSLEQFIYADKSKTETQNLGWEKLYEIAVGVARGLEYLHRGCNTRIVHFDIKPHNILLDQDFHPKISDFGLAKICPPKVSVISMAAARGTFGYIAPEVVTRSIGAVSSKSDVYSYGMMLLEMAGGRKNLDAGVENTSEIYFPHWIYDNLNKYCEVGISGLTSETGEVARKMIMVGLWCIQLNPADRPSMSKVLEMWEGSSGKLEMPPRP; this is encoded by the exons ATGCCTTCTCAAATCCGACCAcctccgtcgccgccgccgcttctTCCTCTTCCCATCCCTCTCCTTTTCCTTGTCCTGCTATTCTCCATCGCCGGCGTTAGCTTCGCATCCGATTACGCTTGCCAGGAACGCTCAACAACATGTGGCGACGTCACCGACATCACCTACCCGTTCTGGCTCGCTAATGATCCAGCTGAGCTTTTCACCCACTGCGGCTACCCAGAGTTCATGGTGATTTGCCGAAACGACACTCCGATTCTCAGACTTGCCACCGATAACTACACGGTCATCCACATCGACCACGACCGCCGTATCATCTCCCTCGCCGACGCCGACATCGTCGGCAGTGCGGATGCCTGTCCCAGAGTCCGCCACAACCTCACCTTTCCTCCCGATTCCTCTCTGGCCTACGCTCCCTCCGACGCCAATCTCACCTTCTACTTCAACTGCAACGTCAACCTCACCGAATACATAAGTCCCTGCCTTGGAAAGAAATCTTTTGTTCTCACAGACGAGATGATCGACAACAATTCCTTCGTTCCTCACAACTGCGAAGCCGTCATCGTGGCTCCGGTCCGGCAGGAATATCTGAAGTCTTATCAGTATGAACTCGCGCACGGGTTCAGAGAGGCGTTGCACGAAGGATTCGAGTTGAACTGGTCGGTGTCCACCAACGACACCTGCAGCCAATGCGAGCAAACCGGTGGGTGGTGTGGGTTGAACATGACCAGCAGTAGGACTTTGGTTTCCGCCTGCTTCTGCTCCGACGGAAGAATAGCATCGCACAATTGTTCAA GTGCTGCAGGAAAGGGCAAGAAGAGTACAATGAAACATGGAATTATAATAG GGACAGTCGCTGGTCTTACACTTGGATGCTTCGCTCTGCTATGCCTATTCCTTTGTGTCTATATTCTACGTTCCAGAAAACACCATGAAAAGAATGAGACGGGTGTTGAAGGCTTCCTACTTCGACATGGTTCCTTAGTCCCAAAGAGATACAAGTACTCAGAAATAAAGAGAATGACCAGTTCCTTCAGTAACAAACTAGGGCAAGGTGGATACGGTACCGTGTTCAAGGGGACTCTCAAAGATGGTCATCTGGTGGCGGTGAAGGTCCTAAGCGAAACCAAAGGCAACGGAGAAGAATTCATCAATGAGGTAGCCAGCATCAGTAGAACATCCCACGTTAACATTGTGAGTCTTCTAGGGTTTTGCTTACAGGGACCAAAGAGGGCTTTGGTGTATGACTTCATGCCAAATGGGTCCTTGGAGCAGTTCATTTATGCCGATAAATCGAAAACTGAGACACAAAACCTAGGGTGGGAGAAATTATACGAGATCGCCGTCGGTGTTGCCCGAGGCTTAGAATATTTGCACCGGGGATGCAACACCCGCATcgtgcattttgatatcaagcccCACAACATCCTACTGGACCAAGATTTCCATCCCAAGATTTCTGATTTCGGACTTGCCAAGATATGCCCTCCCAAAGTGAGCGTCATTTCAATGGCGGCTGCAAGGGGGACTTTTGGGTACATTGCTCCGGAAGTGGTCACTAGGAGCATCGGAGCTGTATCCAGCAAGTCTGATGTTTATAGCTATGGCATGATGCTGCTTGAGATGGCTGGAGGAAGGAAGAACTTGGATGCAGGAGTGGAAAATACTAGTGAGATATATTTTCCACATTGGATCTATGACAATCTTAACAAGTACTGTGAGGTGGGCATTTCTGGGTTGACCAGTGAAACAGGAGAGGTTGCGAGAAAGATGATAATGGTTGGATTATGGTGTATACAGCTAAATCCTGCCGATAGACCTTCGATGAGCAAGGTTTTGGAAATGTGGGAAGGAAGCAGTGGAAAATTGGAAATGCCACCAAGGCCATAA
- the LOC108952625 gene encoding LEAF RUST 10 DISEASE-RESISTANCE LOCUS RECEPTOR-LIKE PROTEIN KINASE-like 2.4 isoform X2 produces the protein MPSQIRPPPSPPPLLPLPIPLLFLVLLFSIAGVSFASDYACQERSTTCGDVTDITYPFWLANDPAELFTHCGYPEFMVICRNDTPILRLATDNYTVIHIDHDRRIISLADADIVGSADACPRVRHNLTFPPDSSLAYAPSDANLTFYFNCNVNLTEYISPCLGKKSFVLTDEMIDNNSFVPHNCEAVIVAPVRQEYLKSYQYELAHGFREALHEGFELNWSVSTNDTCSQCEQTGGWCGLNMTSSRTLVSACFCSDGRIASHNCSRKGKKSTMKHGIIIGIAASAGFFLLLCFGFIHYRHKKKQGTVAGLTLGCFALLCLFLCVYILRSRKHHEKNETGVEGFLLRHGSLVPKRYKYSEIKRMTSSFSNKLGQGGYGTVFKGTLKDGHLVAVKVLSETKGNGEEFINEVASISRTSHVNIVSLLGFCLQGPKRALVYDFMPNGSLEQFIYADKSKTETQNLGWEKLYEIAVGVARGLEYLHRGCNTRIVHFDIKPHNILLDQDFHPKISDFGLAKICPPKVSVISMAAARGTFGYIAPEVVTRSIGAVSSKSDVYSYGMMLLEMAGGRKNLDAGVENTSEIYFPHWIYDNLNKYCEVGISGLTSETGEVARKMIMVGLWCIQLNPADRPSMSKVLEMWEGSSGKLEMPPRP, from the exons ATGCCTTCTCAAATCCGACCAcctccgtcgccgccgccgcttctTCCTCTTCCCATCCCTCTCCTTTTCCTTGTCCTGCTATTCTCCATCGCCGGCGTTAGCTTCGCATCCGATTACGCTTGCCAGGAACGCTCAACAACATGTGGCGACGTCACCGACATCACCTACCCGTTCTGGCTCGCTAATGATCCAGCTGAGCTTTTCACCCACTGCGGCTACCCAGAGTTCATGGTGATTTGCCGAAACGACACTCCGATTCTCAGACTTGCCACCGATAACTACACGGTCATCCACATCGACCACGACCGCCGTATCATCTCCCTCGCCGACGCCGACATCGTCGGCAGTGCGGATGCCTGTCCCAGAGTCCGCCACAACCTCACCTTTCCTCCCGATTCCTCTCTGGCCTACGCTCCCTCCGACGCCAATCTCACCTTCTACTTCAACTGCAACGTCAACCTCACCGAATACATAAGTCCCTGCCTTGGAAAGAAATCTTTTGTTCTCACAGACGAGATGATCGACAACAATTCCTTCGTTCCTCACAACTGCGAAGCCGTCATCGTGGCTCCGGTCCGGCAGGAATATCTGAAGTCTTATCAGTATGAACTCGCGCACGGGTTCAGAGAGGCGTTGCACGAAGGATTCGAGTTGAACTGGTCGGTGTCCACCAACGACACCTGCAGCCAATGCGAGCAAACCGGTGGGTGGTGTGGGTTGAACATGACCAGCAGTAGGACTTTGGTTTCCGCCTGCTTCTGCTCCGACGGAAGAATAGCATCGCACAATTGTTCAA GAAAGGGCAAGAAGAGTACAATGAAACATGGAATTATAATAG GTATTGCAGCATCAGCTGGTTTCTTCCTCCTACTTTGTTTTGGCTTTATCCACTACAGGCACAAGAAGAAGCAAGG GACAGTCGCTGGTCTTACACTTGGATGCTTCGCTCTGCTATGCCTATTCCTTTGTGTCTATATTCTACGTTCCAGAAAACACCATGAAAAGAATGAGACGGGTGTTGAAGGCTTCCTACTTCGACATGGTTCCTTAGTCCCAAAGAGATACAAGTACTCAGAAATAAAGAGAATGACCAGTTCCTTCAGTAACAAACTAGGGCAAGGTGGATACGGTACCGTGTTCAAGGGGACTCTCAAAGATGGTCATCTGGTGGCGGTGAAGGTCCTAAGCGAAACCAAAGGCAACGGAGAAGAATTCATCAATGAGGTAGCCAGCATCAGTAGAACATCCCACGTTAACATTGTGAGTCTTCTAGGGTTTTGCTTACAGGGACCAAAGAGGGCTTTGGTGTATGACTTCATGCCAAATGGGTCCTTGGAGCAGTTCATTTATGCCGATAAATCGAAAACTGAGACACAAAACCTAGGGTGGGAGAAATTATACGAGATCGCCGTCGGTGTTGCCCGAGGCTTAGAATATTTGCACCGGGGATGCAACACCCGCATcgtgcattttgatatcaagcccCACAACATCCTACTGGACCAAGATTTCCATCCCAAGATTTCTGATTTCGGACTTGCCAAGATATGCCCTCCCAAAGTGAGCGTCATTTCAATGGCGGCTGCAAGGGGGACTTTTGGGTACATTGCTCCGGAAGTGGTCACTAGGAGCATCGGAGCTGTATCCAGCAAGTCTGATGTTTATAGCTATGGCATGATGCTGCTTGAGATGGCTGGAGGAAGGAAGAACTTGGATGCAGGAGTGGAAAATACTAGTGAGATATATTTTCCACATTGGATCTATGACAATCTTAACAAGTACTGTGAGGTGGGCATTTCTGGGTTGACCAGTGAAACAGGAGAGGTTGCGAGAAAGATGATAATGGTTGGATTATGGTGTATACAGCTAAATCCTGCCGATAGACCTTCGATGAGCAAGGTTTTGGAAATGTGGGAAGGAAGCAGTGGAAAATTGGAAATGCCACCAAGGCCATAA
- the LOC108952625 gene encoding LEAF RUST 10 DISEASE-RESISTANCE LOCUS RECEPTOR-LIKE PROTEIN KINASE-like 2.4 isoform X1 yields the protein MPSQIRPPPSPPPLLPLPIPLLFLVLLFSIAGVSFASDYACQERSTTCGDVTDITYPFWLANDPAELFTHCGYPEFMVICRNDTPILRLATDNYTVIHIDHDRRIISLADADIVGSADACPRVRHNLTFPPDSSLAYAPSDANLTFYFNCNVNLTEYISPCLGKKSFVLTDEMIDNNSFVPHNCEAVIVAPVRQEYLKSYQYELAHGFREALHEGFELNWSVSTNDTCSQCEQTGGWCGLNMTSSRTLVSACFCSDGRIASHNCSSAAGKGKKSTMKHGIIIGIAASAGFFLLLCFGFIHYRHKKKQGTVAGLTLGCFALLCLFLCVYILRSRKHHEKNETGVEGFLLRHGSLVPKRYKYSEIKRMTSSFSNKLGQGGYGTVFKGTLKDGHLVAVKVLSETKGNGEEFINEVASISRTSHVNIVSLLGFCLQGPKRALVYDFMPNGSLEQFIYADKSKTETQNLGWEKLYEIAVGVARGLEYLHRGCNTRIVHFDIKPHNILLDQDFHPKISDFGLAKICPPKVSVISMAAARGTFGYIAPEVVTRSIGAVSSKSDVYSYGMMLLEMAGGRKNLDAGVENTSEIYFPHWIYDNLNKYCEVGISGLTSETGEVARKMIMVGLWCIQLNPADRPSMSKVLEMWEGSSGKLEMPPRP from the exons ATGCCTTCTCAAATCCGACCAcctccgtcgccgccgccgcttctTCCTCTTCCCATCCCTCTCCTTTTCCTTGTCCTGCTATTCTCCATCGCCGGCGTTAGCTTCGCATCCGATTACGCTTGCCAGGAACGCTCAACAACATGTGGCGACGTCACCGACATCACCTACCCGTTCTGGCTCGCTAATGATCCAGCTGAGCTTTTCACCCACTGCGGCTACCCAGAGTTCATGGTGATTTGCCGAAACGACACTCCGATTCTCAGACTTGCCACCGATAACTACACGGTCATCCACATCGACCACGACCGCCGTATCATCTCCCTCGCCGACGCCGACATCGTCGGCAGTGCGGATGCCTGTCCCAGAGTCCGCCACAACCTCACCTTTCCTCCCGATTCCTCTCTGGCCTACGCTCCCTCCGACGCCAATCTCACCTTCTACTTCAACTGCAACGTCAACCTCACCGAATACATAAGTCCCTGCCTTGGAAAGAAATCTTTTGTTCTCACAGACGAGATGATCGACAACAATTCCTTCGTTCCTCACAACTGCGAAGCCGTCATCGTGGCTCCGGTCCGGCAGGAATATCTGAAGTCTTATCAGTATGAACTCGCGCACGGGTTCAGAGAGGCGTTGCACGAAGGATTCGAGTTGAACTGGTCGGTGTCCACCAACGACACCTGCAGCCAATGCGAGCAAACCGGTGGGTGGTGTGGGTTGAACATGACCAGCAGTAGGACTTTGGTTTCCGCCTGCTTCTGCTCCGACGGAAGAATAGCATCGCACAATTGTTCAA GTGCTGCAGGAAAGGGCAAGAAGAGTACAATGAAACATGGAATTATAATAG GTATTGCAGCATCAGCTGGTTTCTTCCTCCTACTTTGTTTTGGCTTTATCCACTACAGGCACAAGAAGAAGCAAGG GACAGTCGCTGGTCTTACACTTGGATGCTTCGCTCTGCTATGCCTATTCCTTTGTGTCTATATTCTACGTTCCAGAAAACACCATGAAAAGAATGAGACGGGTGTTGAAGGCTTCCTACTTCGACATGGTTCCTTAGTCCCAAAGAGATACAAGTACTCAGAAATAAAGAGAATGACCAGTTCCTTCAGTAACAAACTAGGGCAAGGTGGATACGGTACCGTGTTCAAGGGGACTCTCAAAGATGGTCATCTGGTGGCGGTGAAGGTCCTAAGCGAAACCAAAGGCAACGGAGAAGAATTCATCAATGAGGTAGCCAGCATCAGTAGAACATCCCACGTTAACATTGTGAGTCTTCTAGGGTTTTGCTTACAGGGACCAAAGAGGGCTTTGGTGTATGACTTCATGCCAAATGGGTCCTTGGAGCAGTTCATTTATGCCGATAAATCGAAAACTGAGACACAAAACCTAGGGTGGGAGAAATTATACGAGATCGCCGTCGGTGTTGCCCGAGGCTTAGAATATTTGCACCGGGGATGCAACACCCGCATcgtgcattttgatatcaagcccCACAACATCCTACTGGACCAAGATTTCCATCCCAAGATTTCTGATTTCGGACTTGCCAAGATATGCCCTCCCAAAGTGAGCGTCATTTCAATGGCGGCTGCAAGGGGGACTTTTGGGTACATTGCTCCGGAAGTGGTCACTAGGAGCATCGGAGCTGTATCCAGCAAGTCTGATGTTTATAGCTATGGCATGATGCTGCTTGAGATGGCTGGAGGAAGGAAGAACTTGGATGCAGGAGTGGAAAATACTAGTGAGATATATTTTCCACATTGGATCTATGACAATCTTAACAAGTACTGTGAGGTGGGCATTTCTGGGTTGACCAGTGAAACAGGAGAGGTTGCGAGAAAGATGATAATGGTTGGATTATGGTGTATACAGCTAAATCCTGCCGATAGACCTTCGATGAGCAAGGTTTTGGAAATGTGGGAAGGAAGCAGTGGAAAATTGGAAATGCCACCAAGGCCATAA